Proteins encoded together in one Neobacillus sp. FSL H8-0543 window:
- a CDS encoding PrkA family serine protein kinase, translating to MDILKKIEMFREEEEKLRWEGSFGDYLRLLKEKPWVAQSAHSRVYNMIKDAGIEEVKGAKSYNFFSNQLYGLEESLERLVEEYFHPAAKRLDVRKRILLLMGPVSGGKSTLVTMLKRGLEQYSHTERGSVFAIKGCPMHEDPLHLIPHHLRPDFQAEYGIRIEGNLSPLNMMRLEEEYGGRIEDVLVERIFFSEDKRTGIGTFSPSDPKSQDIADLTGSIDFSTIAEFGSESDPRAYRFDGELNKANRGMMEFQEMLKCDEKFLWHLLSLTQEGNFKAGRFALISADELIVAHTNETEYRSFISNKKNEALHSRIIVMPIPYNLQVSQEEKIYEKMINESDVSDVHIAPHTLKVAAMFTILTRLKEPKKGDIDLLKKMRLYDGENVEGYNTADVNEMKKEYQDEGMSGIDPRYVINRISSTIIRKEIPAINALDVLRSLKDGLDQHPSITAELRDRYMNYISLARKEYDNIAKKEVQKAFVYSYEESAKTLMDNYLDNVEAYCNKSKLRDPLTGEEINPDEKLMRSIEEQIGISENAKKAFREEVLIRISAFARKGKRFDYNSHDRLREAIQKKLFADLKDVVKITTSSKTPDEQQLKKINNVVARLVDEHGYNSTSANDLLRYVGSLLNR from the coding sequence ATGGATATTCTAAAAAAAATTGAGATGTTTCGAGAAGAAGAAGAAAAGCTACGCTGGGAAGGGTCATTTGGAGATTATTTACGGTTGTTGAAGGAAAAGCCATGGGTAGCTCAATCAGCACATTCACGGGTTTATAATATGATCAAAGATGCAGGTATTGAAGAGGTAAAAGGGGCTAAAAGTTACAATTTCTTTAGCAATCAATTATATGGGTTAGAGGAATCACTCGAAAGACTAGTGGAAGAGTATTTTCATCCTGCTGCCAAAAGGCTCGATGTAAGAAAGAGAATCCTGCTGTTAATGGGTCCAGTAAGTGGCGGTAAGTCTACACTTGTTACCATGCTAAAAAGAGGGCTTGAGCAATATTCTCATACTGAGAGAGGTTCCGTATTTGCGATAAAAGGCTGCCCCATGCATGAAGATCCGCTGCACTTAATCCCTCATCATTTACGACCTGATTTTCAGGCAGAGTATGGAATTCGGATTGAAGGAAATCTGTCACCGCTAAATATGATGCGTCTTGAAGAAGAATATGGCGGTAGGATTGAAGATGTACTCGTTGAAAGAATCTTTTTCTCCGAAGATAAACGAACAGGAATTGGAACCTTCAGCCCATCGGATCCGAAATCACAGGATATTGCCGATTTAACAGGAAGTATTGATTTTTCAACAATAGCTGAGTTTGGTTCAGAATCAGATCCCAGGGCATACCGTTTTGACGGGGAACTGAATAAAGCAAACCGCGGAATGATGGAGTTTCAAGAGATGTTGAAATGCGATGAGAAATTTTTATGGCATTTGCTCTCATTAACTCAAGAAGGAAATTTTAAGGCAGGACGATTTGCGTTAATAAGTGCGGATGAACTCATTGTAGCTCACACGAACGAAACAGAATACCGTTCCTTTATTTCCAATAAAAAGAATGAAGCACTCCATTCGCGGATTATTGTCATGCCGATTCCATATAATTTACAAGTGTCTCAAGAAGAAAAAATTTACGAAAAAATGATTAATGAAAGTGATGTATCCGATGTTCACATTGCACCGCATACATTGAAAGTAGCAGCAATGTTTACCATTCTAACCCGCTTAAAGGAGCCGAAAAAGGGTGATATTGATCTACTGAAGAAGATGCGACTTTATGATGGGGAAAACGTTGAGGGCTATAATACTGCGGATGTGAATGAAATGAAAAAGGAATACCAGGATGAAGGAATGAGCGGGATTGATCCGCGTTATGTCATTAACCGAATCTCTTCGACAATCATCCGTAAAGAAATACCAGCGATTAATGCTCTAGATGTACTAAGGTCCTTAAAAGACGGTCTTGATCAGCATCCGTCCATTACTGCGGAACTCCGCGACCGTTATATGAATTATATTTCTTTAGCACGCAAGGAATACGATAATATCGCGAAAAAGGAAGTACAAAAAGCATTTGTCTATTCCTATGAGGAGTCAGCAAAAACGTTAATGGATAATTATTTGGATAATGTAGAAGCTTATTGCAACAAATCAAAGCTCCGTGATCCATTGACTGGTGAGGAAATAAACCCGGATGAAAAGCTAATGCGTTCTATAGAGGAACAGATTGGTATCTCAGAAAATGCGAAAAAGGCATTTAGGGAAGAAGTATTAATTAGAATCTCTGCTTTTGCGAGAAAAGGCAAGCGTTTTGATTATAACTCTCATGACCGTCTTCGTGAAGCAATCCAAAAGAAGTTATTTGCCGATCTTAAGGATGTTGTTAAAATTACTACTTCTTCGAAAACACCAGATGAGCAGCAGTTAAAGAAAATTAATAATGTTGTCGCTCGATTAGTTGATGAACATGGGTATAATTCAACATCTGCAAATGATTTGTTACGTTATGTTGGTAGTTTATTAAACAGATAG
- a CDS encoding HAMP domain-containing sensor histidine kinase has product MEITKHLFLNLSILIILLLFCLIWIDQSRKFSISKSSIIIFFILLLWTSIHFAYIPVSFARYDLRIIPLVIGGLYFGIGPILVLALIGIRSFYGFDSGFIVSLVIYAPLALIFFQFHPWFWKQSPPRRIPISTCFGMILGILTVGGMEVISYTRTHWVDAWFAFLVLPPLGIGIIAYSIEFIKRNVKMRLQLIKVEKLKAVEQMGAAISHEIRNPLTAASGFVQLLDDDYLPRHKRREYLSIVKEELHSAERVIQDYLTFAKPSLEKIEELNVKNELKQILKILQPMSNQNSVQIITDFSVIGFIKGDKQRFRQCFINILKNAVESMPNGGHLYIETQFSKEYVTILVKDTGVGMTQEQISRLGEPYYSTKGSKGTGLGMMVVYSIVKAMEGTIKVQSNKDSGTTFYLKFPTITTVKNQ; this is encoded by the coding sequence ATGGAAATAACGAAACACCTTTTTCTAAATCTTTCCATTTTAATCATATTGCTTCTTTTTTGTTTAATTTGGATAGACCAAAGCAGAAAATTTTCCATATCCAAATCAAGTATAATTATATTTTTTATCCTTTTATTATGGACAAGTATTCACTTTGCTTACATTCCAGTCTCCTTTGCTCGTTATGATTTGCGGATTATTCCTTTAGTAATCGGCGGACTATATTTTGGTATCGGTCCGATTCTTGTATTAGCACTGATTGGTATTAGGAGTTTTTATGGGTTTGACAGTGGTTTTATTGTTTCCCTAGTCATTTATGCGCCGTTAGCCCTTATATTTTTCCAGTTTCATCCCTGGTTTTGGAAGCAAAGCCCGCCCCGCAGAATCCCCATTTCCACTTGTTTTGGAATGATATTAGGGATACTGACAGTTGGAGGAATGGAGGTTATTAGCTATACTCGCACCCATTGGGTGGATGCTTGGTTTGCCTTCCTAGTCCTTCCGCCACTTGGGATTGGGATTATTGCTTACTCGATTGAATTTATTAAAAGAAATGTTAAAATGCGTCTTCAATTAATCAAAGTGGAAAAATTAAAAGCGGTGGAACAAATGGGTGCGGCTATTTCCCATGAGATACGAAACCCGCTTACAGCGGCAAGCGGGTTTGTCCAATTACTTGATGATGATTACCTCCCCAGACATAAACGAAGAGAATATCTTTCCATCGTTAAGGAGGAGCTCCATTCCGCAGAACGGGTCATCCAAGATTATTTGACTTTTGCAAAGCCGTCCTTAGAGAAGATTGAAGAACTCAATGTGAAGAACGAACTAAAGCAAATCCTTAAGATCCTCCAGCCAATGTCCAATCAGAATTCCGTGCAAATCATCACGGACTTTTCCGTTATCGGTTTTATTAAGGGCGACAAACAAAGATTCCGTCAATGTTTTATTAATATTCTCAAAAATGCTGTTGAATCAATGCCCAATGGAGGACATCTATATATAGAAACACAATTTAGTAAGGAATACGTAACCATACTAGTTAAAGACACAGGAGTGGGAATGACTCAAGAACAGATTAGCAGACTCGGAGAACCCTATTATTCAACAAAGGGTTCAAAGGGAACTGGTCTTGGGATGATGGTGGTTTATAGTATCGTCAAAGCAATGGAAGGGACCATTAAGGTGCAGAGCAACAAAGATTCTGGAACAACCTTTTATCTTAAGTTTCCTACAATTACGACTGTAAAGAATCAATAA
- the yhbH gene encoding sporulation protein YhbH, translating to MISKEDWSLHRKGHDDQQRHQEKVQEAIRNNLPDLITEESIIMSNGRDVVKIPIRSLDEYKIRYNYDKNKHVGQGDGESQVGDVVARDGSNGQKGPGKGQGAGDQAGEDYFEAEVSMMELEEALFKQLELPNLKRKEQEEHLVENIEFNDIRKTGLMGNIDKKRTMMAAFKRNAMHGKPSFHPIYKEDWKFKTWNEIVKPDSKAVVIAMMDTSGSMGIWEKYMARSFFFWMTRFLRTKYETVEIEFIAHHTEAKVVTEEDFFSKGESGGTICSSAYRKALEIIDDKYSPRKFNIYPFHFSDGDNLTSDNARCVKLVEELMKISSMFGYGEVNQYNRHSTLMSAYKNIKDERFRYYILKQKADVFHAMKGFFQEQENQMYA from the coding sequence ATGATTTCAAAAGAAGATTGGTCCCTCCACCGTAAAGGCCACGATGACCAGCAACGCCATCAGGAAAAAGTCCAGGAGGCGATTCGCAACAATCTTCCAGACTTAATTACAGAAGAAAGTATTATTATGTCTAATGGTCGAGATGTGGTAAAAATACCAATTCGTTCATTGGACGAATATAAAATTCGTTATAATTATGACAAAAACAAACACGTGGGCCAAGGTGACGGTGAGAGCCAAGTAGGTGACGTAGTGGCACGTGACGGATCAAATGGACAAAAAGGGCCTGGAAAAGGGCAGGGTGCAGGAGATCAGGCTGGTGAAGATTACTTTGAGGCTGAAGTGTCCATGATGGAACTCGAAGAAGCATTATTTAAACAATTAGAACTTCCAAATTTAAAAAGAAAAGAGCAAGAAGAACATCTAGTTGAAAATATTGAATTCAATGATATTCGCAAGACGGGATTAATGGGGAATATTGATAAAAAACGAACGATGATGGCGGCCTTCAAAAGAAATGCCATGCACGGGAAACCTTCCTTCCACCCTATTTATAAGGAAGATTGGAAGTTTAAGACATGGAATGAAATCGTTAAACCAGATTCAAAGGCAGTTGTTATTGCAATGATGGATACAAGCGGAAGTATGGGGATTTGGGAAAAATATATGGCCCGCAGCTTTTTCTTCTGGATGACACGATTCCTACGAACAAAGTATGAAACAGTTGAAATTGAGTTTATAGCCCACCATACAGAAGCTAAGGTAGTCACTGAGGAGGATTTCTTTTCGAAAGGAGAAAGTGGCGGAACGATTTGTTCATCTGCCTACCGTAAAGCATTGGAGATTATCGACGATAAATATAGTCCGCGAAAGTTCAACATCTATCCATTCCACTTTTCTGATGGTGATAATCTTACATCTGACAATGCCCGCTGTGTCAAGCTTGTTGAGGAGTTAATGAAAATATCAAGCATGTTCGGATATGGTGAGGTCAATCAGTATAACCGTCATTCCACGTTAATGTCAGCCTATAAAAATATTAAAGATGAGCGTTTTCGCTATTATATCCTCAAGCAAAAAGCGGATGTATTCCATGCAATGAAGGGATTCTTCCAAGAACAAGAAAATCAGATGTATGCATAA